One Malania oleifera isolate guangnan ecotype guangnan chromosome 10, ASM2987363v1, whole genome shotgun sequence genomic region harbors:
- the LOC131165517 gene encoding superoxide dismutase [Mn], mitochondrial-like, with the protein MALRTLASRKAVGGLRLAVGLRSDARLLGLGFPQARGVQTVSLPDLPYDYGALEPAISGQIMQLHHAKHHQTYINNYNKALEQLEQAMTKGDASAVVQLQSAIKFNGGGHVNHSIFWKNLTPVHEGGGEPPKGSLGWAIDTDFGSLEALVQKVNAEGAALQGSGWVWLGLDKELKKLVIETTANQDPLVTKGPNLVPLLGIDVWEHAYYLQYKNVRPDYLKNIWSVINWKYASEVYEKACPSS; encoded by the exons ATGGCTCTCCGAACGCTCGCCAGCAGAAAAGCTGTAGGAGGTCTACGGCTCGCCGTCGGCCTCCGGAGCGATGCGAGACTCCTAGGGTTAGGGTTTCCGCAAGCCCGCGGGGTGCAGACCGTCTCCCTCCCCGATCTCCCCTACGATTATGGTGCCCTCGAGCCCGCCATCAGCGGACAGATCATGCAGCTCCATCACGCCAAGCACCACCAGACCTACATCAACAACTACAACAAAGCCCTCGAGCAGCTCGAGCAAGCCATGACCAAGGGCGATGCCTCCGCTGTTGTTCAGTTGCAGAGCGCCATCAAGTTCAATGGCGGAG GTCATGTCAACCACTCAATTTTTTGGAAGAATCTCACTCCTGTTCAT GAAGGAGGTGGTGAGCCTCCAAAAGGTTCCCTGGGTTGGGCTATTGACACAGATTTTGGTTCTTTGGAAGCATTGGTGCAGAAAGTCAATGCTGAAGGTGCTGCTTTACAGGGCTCTGGATGGGTG TGGCTTGGCCTGGACAAAGAATTGAAGAAGCTTGTAATTGAGACGACTGCAAATCAG GATCCACTGGTAACAAAAGGACCAAATTTGGTTCCCTTGCTTGGAATAGATGTTTGGGAACATGCATACTACTTGCAG TACAAGAATGTGAGACCAGATTATCTGAAGAATATATGGAGTGTCATCAATTGGAAGTATGCGAGTGAAGTTTATGAGAAAGCGTGTCCATCCAGTTAA